The DNA window ATCCAGCCGCGCTGGGGCCACAGGACCACCAGGGCGAGCAGGCCGGTGACCAGGACGGCGGCACCGAACGCCCAGGTCGCGTGGGCGTGCGCGCGGTGCTCCCACACGACGTGGGCGCCGATCCCGATCAGCGACGCGACGGCCGGGGCGAGAGCGACGGTGTAGTAGTCGTGGAAGATGCCGTTCATCAGGCTGAAGACGGCCCAGGTGACGCCGGTCCAGGTCAGCCAGAGCACCAGCGCCGGACGGGCGCGCGTGACCGTCCCGCGGCTCAGCCACAGGGCCGCGAGCGCCAGCACCAGGGCGGCCGGCAGCAGCCAGGACGCCTGGCCCCCCGAGCCCGGGTCGAACAGCCGCAGCGGGGTGTTGTGGCCCCAGCCCTTCGGGCCCGAGACCGCGCCGGTCTGCGCGCCGGTGAGGCGACCGACCCCGTTGTAGCCGAGGACGAGCTCGAGGGCCGAGTTGTGCTGCGAGCCGCCGATGAAGGGGCGCGACGACGCCGGCCACAGCTCGACCACCACGACCCACCAGGAGCCCGCGACGACGGTCGCGCCGACCGCGACCAGCAGGTGCAGGACCCGCCGGCGCCACGGCGCCACGGCGAAGAGCGCGTAGACCAGCGCGAGCGCCGGCAGCACCAGGAAGGCCTGCAGCATCTTGGTCAGGAACGCCAGCCCGACCAGCGATCCGGCCAGTGTCACCCACCAGACCGCGCGCGGGCTGTCGAGCGCGCGGAGCGTGGCGACGGCCGCGCCGGCGAGCAGCAGGACCAGCAGGCAGTCGGGGTTGTTGAACCGGAACATGAGCACCGCCACCGGGGTCAGTGCGAACGTCGCCCCGGCCAGCAGCGCGGCCGGGCTCGAGCCGGTCGCCCGGCGTACGCCGTGGTGGACGATCGCGACCGTGGCCACCCCCATCAGCGCCTGGGGCAGCAGGATCGACCACGACGACAGCCCGAGCATCCGCACCGACAGCGCCATCGGCCACACGCCGAGCGGGGGCTTGTCGACAGTGATCGACCCGGCCGCGTCGAAGGAGCCGAAGAAGAAGGCGCGCCACGACTCCGCTCCCGACTGGGCGGCCGCCGAGTAGTAGGCGTTGGCCCAGCCGGAGGAGCCGAGTCCCCACAGGTAGAGGGCTGCGGTGGCGGTGAGCAGGACGGCGAGGGGCGGGACGCGGCGGAGCGTCGGGCGGAGCGCGGTGAGGCGAGTGGGCACGTGCATGGGCCCAGCCTGGTCAACGAAACGCCGTGCGGGGTCTCGCCGGAAGGGAGTTCACCGAGTCGTGCCGAAGTGTTCGGCGGGCCGCTCCGCGCGTTGGAGGAGCGTTCGGTGAGTGTTGTCTCAGCGTTGGCCGACGACCGCCGCGAGCTGGTCGAGACCCCAGGTGAGGTCGTCCTCGGAGACGACCAGCGGGGGAGCCAGGCGGATCGTGGAGCCGTGGGTGTCCTTGGCCAGGACGCCGCGGGCCATCAGGCGCTCGCAGACCTCGCGGCCGGTGCCGACGGCGGGGTCGATGTCGACGCCGGCCCACAGGCCGCGCACACGGACGCCGACGACGCCGTGCCCGATCATCGCCTCGAGGCGCTCGCGCAGCAGGACCGACATCTCGTCGGCCCGACGCTGGAAGTCGCCGGTGGCGAGCAGGTCGACGACGGCGGAGCCGACGGCGCACGCGAGGGCGTTGCCGCCGAAGGTCGAGCCGTGCTGGCCGGGCTGGAGCACGCCCAGCACGTCGCGGTCGGCGACGACGGCCGAGACGGGGACGATGCCGCCGCCGAGGGCCTTGCCGAGCACGTAGAGGTC is part of the Nocardioides plantarum genome and encodes:
- a CDS encoding glycosyltransferase family 39 protein: MHVPTRLTALRPTLRRVPPLAVLLTATAALYLWGLGSSGWANAYYSAAAQSGAESWRAFFFGSFDAAGSITVDKPPLGVWPMALSVRMLGLSSWSILLPQALMGVATVAIVHHGVRRATGSSPAALLAGATFALTPVAVLMFRFNNPDCLLVLLLAGAAVATLRALDSPRAVWWVTLAGSLVGLAFLTKMLQAFLVLPALALVYALFAVAPWRRRVLHLLVAVGATVVAGSWWVVVVELWPASSRPFIGGSQHNSALELVLGYNGVGRLTGAQTGAVSGPKGWGHNTPLRLFDPGSGGQASWLLPAALVLALAALWLSRGTVTRARPALVLWLTWTGVTWAVFSLMNGIFHDYYTVALAPAVASLIGIGAHVVWEHRAHAHATWAFGAAVLVTGLLALVVLWPQRGWIPWLPWLVGALVGAAVWRVLVAHRRAIPVGVGFAATALLAAYVGPAAYSVETASTPHTGAVPHAGPGGGSGPSYAEDPVGDLLTVSSSPPDLTRLLVRHADDFTWVAAVTGANSAAGFQLATDRPVMPVGGFNGTDPNPTLAHFRRLVADERIHWFVAGGGRYVPEDGGETQPVTRTGSNDAVRIERWVSRHFTPQVVDGVVVYDLTFVTTPLTPSQVPDR